The following are from one region of the Entelurus aequoreus isolate RoL-2023_Sb linkage group LG17, RoL_Eaeq_v1.1, whole genome shotgun sequence genome:
- the LOC133631953 gene encoding zinc finger protein 608-like isoform X2: MFTPKAAPAPGPPPPPAAASLRPPTPPSCHRAKPRTRSVGTNTQDAGATSGPDRDSDSAGPCQPGTSVNLEGIVWHETEEGVLVVNVTWRKRTYVGTLLDCTKHDWAPPRFCESPSSDPEMPGGRGRGKRMRLAMAERPCVEVAPAVKVRGLLQHRSRGGGMAASPVHSKGHRGSLKLINNCRTSPSFFTMEDGNAANGAAALPSGKRKIKLPADLDLSLVSSDNITNGNGKRIRAKSRSAPSTPQGKSDPSFMDPGRGCTSSPPPPPILIDCPHPNCTKRYKHINGLRYHQTHAHLEAEEPRKPDRDHVKDGESEERLSDCEESVSHMTYDPSEANNSLTKKAAPLYKVTTVGSPKNRRLLLSTDHSSPFISKTRRSSLLKDGLIDDLSNLPIISNMTVVLENCMVADRSSAIEMPKLEAEGLIDKKVLCDRSKKANGKVDKLSKSRTNRPIAPAPAPPKLIAIPNASYPGVPADASTSQQPSTIAEVVLSSKNVSLKAIKPKLSIVVEPSLVKDRLLGCKETRKKEKRRLKDKHSRDAPTRLPHGDDSGVKIEDGTAKISAKEICGSLLKEHLSKQEVMNGFSESQESRMASIRAEADKVYTFTDNAPSPSIGCLSRLDAGGSCLPMSDSKTNSPAYSDISDAGEDGVSSESRLDAIRSKSVSSAELNANSNHSNARRTPPAGPGPSLKEPQSPYYHSFEPYFLPGYVQTDRHNTVGAFHKGSSPDAKSKEDGKEEDNGSPRDFADCKTGEESAPSQLQLAMSQTQTALAQSLYYGQYSRGLYMDQKLLLASKCCEQKRGHGGREGEDVKHLGGTSSSGGKGPEGAKGCCPKAILSYLEVNERGDRGLGVKVVSTKDCDDIHSASTLSQHNPNSHSELDSNLSYSSPPDGPTWAQPMVHSKYSELQIPLGEAANEGDAERSKERGTTVETAGPKSPMARGGGGGHDAKKPIVRGSQDVTLIDSEDSDGLDGLQEPMGALLGESQSARVAISPPMTPQQPYMQYQHSSYPPYLAMCESDEGSYRGVSPTLVHNYTGFSYPLYGKTAGREESEVTLPCRGGVVSGKQGMDSSSSSTMEMLKQCHQFHGKSPAAGEKCSSEVEHEMDRDRSRVSLGRHLHTHHHTHLGVSYNLVSGQYNIYPGLSSRSLVSGQQASGRSSADSDVKK; encoded by the exons ATGTTCACTCCCAAGGCGGCCCCTGCTCCGGGCCCCCCGCCGCCCCCGGCCGCCGCCTCCCTCCGCCCTCCGACGCCACCCTCCTGTCACAGAGCCAAGCCAAGGACCAGGTCCGTGGGCACCAACACGCAGGACGCCGGCGCCACCtccgggccggacagggactcgGACTCGGCGGGCCCCTGTCAGCCTGGGACCAGCGTCAACCTGGAGGGCATCGTGTGGCACGAGACGGAAGAAG GTGTGTTGGTGGTCAACGTGACGTGGAGGAAGAGGACCTACGTGGGAACGCTGCTGGACTGCACCAAACATGACTGGGCTCCTCCCAG GTTTTGTGAGTCTCCATCCAGCGATCCAGAGATGCCAGGTGGCCGTGGCCGTGGGAAAAGGATGCGGCTTGCAATGGCGGAGCGTCCCTGCGTCGAGGTCGCCCCTGCGGTAAAAGTCCGGGGTCTTCTGCAGCACCGTAGCCGGGGTGGCGGCATGGCAGCCTCACCCGTCCACAGCAAGGGTCATCGAGGCagcttgaagctcatcaacaACTGTCGGACTTCTCCGTCTTTCTTTACCATGGAGGACGGTAACGCTGCTAACGGCGCCGCCGCTCTGCCATCTGGAAAGAGAAAGATCAAGTTGCCGGCTGATCTGGACCTCAGTTTGGTTTCCTCTGACAACATTACGAATGGGAATGGGAAGAGGATTCGAGCCAAGTCCCGCAGCGCCCCCTCCACACCTCAAGGCAAGTCCGACCCCTCGTTCATGGACCCGGGGAGAGGTTGCACCTCCTCGCCGCCCCCGCCACCCATTCTCATCGACTGCCCCCACCCCAACTGCACCAAACGCTACAAGCACATCAACGGGCTGCGCTACCACCAGACGCACGCTCACCTGGAAGCAGAAGAGCCGAGGAAGCCGGATCGGGACCACGTGAAGGACGGTGAGAGTGAGGAAAGATTGTCAGACTGTGAGGAATCCGTCAGTCACATGACCTACGACCCCTCGGAGGCAAACAACAGCCTGACTAAAAAAGCGGCGCCCTTATACAAGGTGACCACTGTGGGTTCACCCAAGAATAGACGGCTGCTCCTCAGTACAGACCACAGTTCTCCTTTTATCTCCAAAACCAGGAGAAGCTCACTGCTAAAGGACGGGCTGATTGACGACCTCAGCAACCTGCCCATCATCTCCAACATGACAGTCGTACTGGAGAACTGCATGGTTGCAGACAGGAGCTCTGCAATAGAGATGCCCAAGCTGGAAGCTGAAGGTCTGATTGACAAGAAGGTTCTTTGTGACAGGAGCAAAAAAGCCAATGGGAAGGTGGACAAGTTGTCCAAGTCTCGCACCAACCGGCCAATCGCCCCAGCACCCGCCCCTCCCAAGCTAATCGCTATACCCAATGCGTCGTATCCTGGGGTCCCTGCAGATGCTTCTACCTCCCAGCAGCCTTCAACCATTGCAGAAGTGGTTCTGAGCAGTAAGAATGTGTCTCTGAAGGCCATCAAACCAAAGCTCAGCATCGTCGTGGAGCCCAGCCTGGTCAAAGACAGGCTGCTTGGCTGCAAAGAAACCAGGAAGAAGGAGAAGAGGAGGCTGAAGGACAAACACAGCAGGGATGCACCCACGAGATTGCCTCATGGCGATGACAGCGGGGTCAAAATAGAAGACGGCACCGCCAAAATAAGTGCAAAGGAGATCTGTGGGAGCCTCCTGAAAGAGCACCTGAGCAAGCAGGAAGTGATGAACGGCTTCAGCGAGAGTCAGGAGAGCAGGATGGCAAGCATCCGTGCTGAGGCCGACAAGGTGTACACCTTCACGGACAACGCTCCCAGTCCGTCCATCGGCTGTTTATCGCGGCTGGATGCCGGCGGAAGTTGTCTGCCGATGTCCGACAGCAAGACCAACAGCCCCGCCTACTCTGACATCTCTGATGCCGGTGAGGATGGCGTGTCCTCTGAAAGTCGCTTGGATGCAATCAGATCCAAGTCTGTTTCTTCTGCTGAGCTCAACGCTAACAGTAACCATAGCAACGCCAGAAGGACACCCCCTGCAGGACCGGGCCCCTCCTTGAAAGAGCCCCAGTCCCCATACTACCACAGCTTTGAGCCTTACTTCCTGCCGGGTTACGTCCAGACCGACAGGCATAACACTGTTGGCGCCTTTCACAAAGGTTCCTCTCCCGATGCTAAAAGTAAAGAGGATGGAAAAGAGGAGGACAATGGCTCCCCCCGTGACTTTGCTGACTGTAAAACAGGTGAAGAGTCAGCTCCGTCTCAGCTCCAGCTGGCCATGAGTCAGACGCAGACCGCCTTGGCCCAATCTCTGTACTATGGACAGTACTCGCGAGGACTTTACATGGACCAGAAACTCTTACTGGCCTCTAAATGCTGTGAGCAGAAGAGGGGACATGGGGGACGAGAGGGCGAGGATGTCAAACATCTGGGTGGGACCTCGTCCAGTGGAGGAAAAGGTCCAGAAGGGGCAAAAGGGTGCTGTCCAAAAGCCATCCTGTCTTATTTGGAGGTGAATGAGCGGGGAGATAGGGGTCTGGGCGTGAAGGTGGTCTCAACCAAAGACTGTGATGACATCCATTCAGCGTCCACCTTGTCCCAACATAACCCCAACAGTCACAGTGAGCTGGACTCAAACCTTTCCTACTCCAGT CCCCCAGACGGCCCGACGTGGGCTCAGCCCATGGTTCACAGCAAATATTCGGAGCTGCAGATTCCACTTGGAGAGGCAGCCAATGAAGGGGACGCAGAAAGGTCCAAAGAAAGAGGGACCACAGTGGAAACTGCTGGGCCCAAGTCTCCCATGGCGAGAGGAGGCGGCGGCGGCCATGATGCTAAAAAACCCATAGTCCGTGGATCGCAGGATGTGACACTCATCGACTCAGAGGACTCGGATGGCCTAGACGGGCTGCAGGAGCCGATGGGGGCCCTGTTGGGGGAGTCCCAGAGTGCCCGGGTGGCGATCTCGCCTCCCATGACCCCCCAGCAGCCCTACATGCAGTACCAGCACTCCTCGTACCCACCCTACTTGGCCATGTGTGAGAGCGACGAGGGCTCCTACCGAGGGGTGTCTCCCACCCTGGTCCACAATTACACTG GTTTCTCCTACCCTCTGTACGGTAAGACGGCGGGCAGAGAGGAGTCAGAGGTGACTCTGCCTTGCAGAGGAGGCGTGGTTAGTGGCAAACAGGGCATGGACTCATCCTCGTCTTCCACCATGGAGATGCTGAAGCAATGCCACCAGTTCCACGGGAAGTCGCCCGCT GCCGGTGAAAAATGTTCCTCTGAGGTGGAACATGAGATGGACCGCGACAGGAGTCGCGTGTCGTTGGGTCGCCACCTGCACACACACCATCACACACACCTTGGCGTCAGCTACAACCTGGTGTCTGGACAGTACAACATTTACCCAG GTCTGAGCTCCAGGTCGCTGGTGTCGGGTCAGCAGGCGTCAGGACGCTCCTCAGCTG ACAGCGACGTGAAGAAGTAG
- the LOC133631953 gene encoding zinc finger protein 608-like isoform X1, producing MISSSNNNNNNNNSGVKEDRKENDVVRGWRRKEKHGDSCSPPSSSSSLLFLASSALQAQRPPDNTTPHLRHTSDNTTLHLRHQLCGKSALDCGVRSSGGGAEGGGGGGGEGVVVVVRRPHDDSKDKVEPMFTPKAAPAPGPPPPPAAASLRPPTPPSCHRAKPRTRSVGTNTQDAGATSGPDRDSDSAGPCQPGTSVNLEGIVWHETEEGVLVVNVTWRKRTYVGTLLDCTKHDWAPPRFCESPSSDPEMPGGRGRGKRMRLAMAERPCVEVAPAVKVRGLLQHRSRGGGMAASPVHSKGHRGSLKLINNCRTSPSFFTMEDGNAANGAAALPSGKRKIKLPADLDLSLVSSDNITNGNGKRIRAKSRSAPSTPQGKSDPSFMDPGRGCTSSPPPPPILIDCPHPNCTKRYKHINGLRYHQTHAHLEAEEPRKPDRDHVKDGESEERLSDCEESVSHMTYDPSEANNSLTKKAAPLYKVTTVGSPKNRRLLLSTDHSSPFISKTRRSSLLKDGLIDDLSNLPIISNMTVVLENCMVADRSSAIEMPKLEAEGLIDKKVLCDRSKKANGKVDKLSKSRTNRPIAPAPAPPKLIAIPNASYPGVPADASTSQQPSTIAEVVLSSKNVSLKAIKPKLSIVVEPSLVKDRLLGCKETRKKEKRRLKDKHSRDAPTRLPHGDDSGVKIEDGTAKISAKEICGSLLKEHLSKQEVMNGFSESQESRMASIRAEADKVYTFTDNAPSPSIGCLSRLDAGGSCLPMSDSKTNSPAYSDISDAGEDGVSSESRLDAIRSKSVSSAELNANSNHSNARRTPPAGPGPSLKEPQSPYYHSFEPYFLPGYVQTDRHNTVGAFHKGSSPDAKSKEDGKEEDNGSPRDFADCKTGEESAPSQLQLAMSQTQTALAQSLYYGQYSRGLYMDQKLLLASKCCEQKRGHGGREGEDVKHLGGTSSSGGKGPEGAKGCCPKAILSYLEVNERGDRGLGVKVVSTKDCDDIHSASTLSQHNPNSHSELDSNLSYSSPPDGPTWAQPMVHSKYSELQIPLGEAANEGDAERSKERGTTVETAGPKSPMARGGGGGHDAKKPIVRGSQDVTLIDSEDSDGLDGLQEPMGALLGESQSARVAISPPMTPQQPYMQYQHSSYPPYLAMCESDEGSYRGVSPTLVHNYTGFSYPLYGKTAGREESEVTLPCRGGVVSGKQGMDSSSSSTMEMLKQCHQFHGKSPAAGEKCSSEVEHEMDRDRSRVSLGRHLHTHHHTHLGVSYNLVSGQYNIYPGLSSRSLVSGQQASGRSSADSDVKK from the exons atGATTTCAtcctccaacaacaacaacaacaacaacaacagcggtGTCAAGGAGGACCGGAAGGAGAATGATGTGGTCCGCGGCTGGAGGAGGAAGGAGAAGCACGGAGACAGCTGCTCtcctccctcctcttcctcctccctcCTCTTCCTCGCGTCTTCCGCCCTGCAGGCCCAGCGTCCTCCCGACAACACCACCCCGCACCTCCGACACACTTCCGACAACACCACCCTGCACCTCCGCCACCAGCTCTGCGGGAAAAGCGCGCTGGATTGCGGCGTGAGGAGCAGCGGAGGAGGGGCGGaaggggggggagggggagggggagaaggggtggtggtggtggtgaggAGGCCGCATGACGACTCCAAAGATAAG GTGGAGCCCATGTTCACTCCCAAGGCGGCCCCTGCTCCGGGCCCCCCGCCGCCCCCGGCCGCCGCCTCCCTCCGCCCTCCGACGCCACCCTCCTGTCACAGAGCCAAGCCAAGGACCAGGTCCGTGGGCACCAACACGCAGGACGCCGGCGCCACCtccgggccggacagggactcgGACTCGGCGGGCCCCTGTCAGCCTGGGACCAGCGTCAACCTGGAGGGCATCGTGTGGCACGAGACGGAAGAAG GTGTGTTGGTGGTCAACGTGACGTGGAGGAAGAGGACCTACGTGGGAACGCTGCTGGACTGCACCAAACATGACTGGGCTCCTCCCAG GTTTTGTGAGTCTCCATCCAGCGATCCAGAGATGCCAGGTGGCCGTGGCCGTGGGAAAAGGATGCGGCTTGCAATGGCGGAGCGTCCCTGCGTCGAGGTCGCCCCTGCGGTAAAAGTCCGGGGTCTTCTGCAGCACCGTAGCCGGGGTGGCGGCATGGCAGCCTCACCCGTCCACAGCAAGGGTCATCGAGGCagcttgaagctcatcaacaACTGTCGGACTTCTCCGTCTTTCTTTACCATGGAGGACGGTAACGCTGCTAACGGCGCCGCCGCTCTGCCATCTGGAAAGAGAAAGATCAAGTTGCCGGCTGATCTGGACCTCAGTTTGGTTTCCTCTGACAACATTACGAATGGGAATGGGAAGAGGATTCGAGCCAAGTCCCGCAGCGCCCCCTCCACACCTCAAGGCAAGTCCGACCCCTCGTTCATGGACCCGGGGAGAGGTTGCACCTCCTCGCCGCCCCCGCCACCCATTCTCATCGACTGCCCCCACCCCAACTGCACCAAACGCTACAAGCACATCAACGGGCTGCGCTACCACCAGACGCACGCTCACCTGGAAGCAGAAGAGCCGAGGAAGCCGGATCGGGACCACGTGAAGGACGGTGAGAGTGAGGAAAGATTGTCAGACTGTGAGGAATCCGTCAGTCACATGACCTACGACCCCTCGGAGGCAAACAACAGCCTGACTAAAAAAGCGGCGCCCTTATACAAGGTGACCACTGTGGGTTCACCCAAGAATAGACGGCTGCTCCTCAGTACAGACCACAGTTCTCCTTTTATCTCCAAAACCAGGAGAAGCTCACTGCTAAAGGACGGGCTGATTGACGACCTCAGCAACCTGCCCATCATCTCCAACATGACAGTCGTACTGGAGAACTGCATGGTTGCAGACAGGAGCTCTGCAATAGAGATGCCCAAGCTGGAAGCTGAAGGTCTGATTGACAAGAAGGTTCTTTGTGACAGGAGCAAAAAAGCCAATGGGAAGGTGGACAAGTTGTCCAAGTCTCGCACCAACCGGCCAATCGCCCCAGCACCCGCCCCTCCCAAGCTAATCGCTATACCCAATGCGTCGTATCCTGGGGTCCCTGCAGATGCTTCTACCTCCCAGCAGCCTTCAACCATTGCAGAAGTGGTTCTGAGCAGTAAGAATGTGTCTCTGAAGGCCATCAAACCAAAGCTCAGCATCGTCGTGGAGCCCAGCCTGGTCAAAGACAGGCTGCTTGGCTGCAAAGAAACCAGGAAGAAGGAGAAGAGGAGGCTGAAGGACAAACACAGCAGGGATGCACCCACGAGATTGCCTCATGGCGATGACAGCGGGGTCAAAATAGAAGACGGCACCGCCAAAATAAGTGCAAAGGAGATCTGTGGGAGCCTCCTGAAAGAGCACCTGAGCAAGCAGGAAGTGATGAACGGCTTCAGCGAGAGTCAGGAGAGCAGGATGGCAAGCATCCGTGCTGAGGCCGACAAGGTGTACACCTTCACGGACAACGCTCCCAGTCCGTCCATCGGCTGTTTATCGCGGCTGGATGCCGGCGGAAGTTGTCTGCCGATGTCCGACAGCAAGACCAACAGCCCCGCCTACTCTGACATCTCTGATGCCGGTGAGGATGGCGTGTCCTCTGAAAGTCGCTTGGATGCAATCAGATCCAAGTCTGTTTCTTCTGCTGAGCTCAACGCTAACAGTAACCATAGCAACGCCAGAAGGACACCCCCTGCAGGACCGGGCCCCTCCTTGAAAGAGCCCCAGTCCCCATACTACCACAGCTTTGAGCCTTACTTCCTGCCGGGTTACGTCCAGACCGACAGGCATAACACTGTTGGCGCCTTTCACAAAGGTTCCTCTCCCGATGCTAAAAGTAAAGAGGATGGAAAAGAGGAGGACAATGGCTCCCCCCGTGACTTTGCTGACTGTAAAACAGGTGAAGAGTCAGCTCCGTCTCAGCTCCAGCTGGCCATGAGTCAGACGCAGACCGCCTTGGCCCAATCTCTGTACTATGGACAGTACTCGCGAGGACTTTACATGGACCAGAAACTCTTACTGGCCTCTAAATGCTGTGAGCAGAAGAGGGGACATGGGGGACGAGAGGGCGAGGATGTCAAACATCTGGGTGGGACCTCGTCCAGTGGAGGAAAAGGTCCAGAAGGGGCAAAAGGGTGCTGTCCAAAAGCCATCCTGTCTTATTTGGAGGTGAATGAGCGGGGAGATAGGGGTCTGGGCGTGAAGGTGGTCTCAACCAAAGACTGTGATGACATCCATTCAGCGTCCACCTTGTCCCAACATAACCCCAACAGTCACAGTGAGCTGGACTCAAACCTTTCCTACTCCAGT CCCCCAGACGGCCCGACGTGGGCTCAGCCCATGGTTCACAGCAAATATTCGGAGCTGCAGATTCCACTTGGAGAGGCAGCCAATGAAGGGGACGCAGAAAGGTCCAAAGAAAGAGGGACCACAGTGGAAACTGCTGGGCCCAAGTCTCCCATGGCGAGAGGAGGCGGCGGCGGCCATGATGCTAAAAAACCCATAGTCCGTGGATCGCAGGATGTGACACTCATCGACTCAGAGGACTCGGATGGCCTAGACGGGCTGCAGGAGCCGATGGGGGCCCTGTTGGGGGAGTCCCAGAGTGCCCGGGTGGCGATCTCGCCTCCCATGACCCCCCAGCAGCCCTACATGCAGTACCAGCACTCCTCGTACCCACCCTACTTGGCCATGTGTGAGAGCGACGAGGGCTCCTACCGAGGGGTGTCTCCCACCCTGGTCCACAATTACACTG GTTTCTCCTACCCTCTGTACGGTAAGACGGCGGGCAGAGAGGAGTCAGAGGTGACTCTGCCTTGCAGAGGAGGCGTGGTTAGTGGCAAACAGGGCATGGACTCATCCTCGTCTTCCACCATGGAGATGCTGAAGCAATGCCACCAGTTCCACGGGAAGTCGCCCGCT GCCGGTGAAAAATGTTCCTCTGAGGTGGAACATGAGATGGACCGCGACAGGAGTCGCGTGTCGTTGGGTCGCCACCTGCACACACACCATCACACACACCTTGGCGTCAGCTACAACCTGGTGTCTGGACAGTACAACATTTACCCAG GTCTGAGCTCCAGGTCGCTGGTGTCGGGTCAGCAGGCGTCAGGACGCTCCTCAGCTG ACAGCGACGTGAAGAAGTAG